The proteins below come from a single Ahaetulla prasina isolate Xishuangbanna chromosome 16, ASM2864084v1, whole genome shotgun sequence genomic window:
- the LOC131186130 gene encoding lipocalin-like — translation MRLLWLSAMGLAFLCLPAAASDEVKQCSREQLLGNWYVHGIASNCEWMVQFAAKEMMSCNITSQEEGSFTIATNFMTDYGPMDVEMTYTKQKDGTYLYKSAWGDKILDKRKTDCKTYAITSIRDLDENNGKFCTFVSLYGREMSVPQSLKQSFIDFAMDLQIDREQIFLLARKDAATKSA, via the exons ATGAGACTACTTTGGCTGTCTGCCATGGGGCTTGCCTTTCTCTGCCTTCCCGCTGCCGCCTCTGATGAGGTCAAGCAATGCAGTCGTGAGCAG CTTCTAGGGAATTGGTACGTCCATGGCATAGCATCCAACTGTGAATGGATGGTGCAGTTTGCGGCTAAGGAGATGATGAGCTGCAACATAACCAGCCAGGAGGAGGGAAGCTTCACGATCGCCACCAACTTCATGAC GGACTATGGGCCCATGGATGTGGAGATGACCTACACGAAACAGAAGGACGGGACATACTTGTACAAAAGCG CATGGGGTGACAAAATCTTAGACAAGAGGAAGACGGATTGCAAGACCTACGCCATCACCAGTATCAGAGACCTGGATGAGAACAATGGCAAATTCTGCACGTTTGTGTCACTCTATG GCAGGGAGATGTCTGTGCCCCAATCCCTGAAGCAGTCCTTCATAGACTTTGCTATGGACCTGCAGATAGACAGAGAGCAGATATTCCTCTTGGCCAGGAAAG ATGCCGCTACAAAATCCGCCTAG
- the LOC131186189 gene encoding extracellular fatty acid-binding protein-like produces the protein MKSLLFALGLALCCFVQANQDERFERSDLRRFIGDWNVRAIATDCQKVKEMFPRMPASPISFKQMSPDELKMTMVIATPQGCRTMTPMLKRENGVFTSTCGNGVKKTVEMINLNENFMSVLVTISHQNGQCTMATLLSGNRPRAHSGLTVLSTGRDLEDLTVAIEDFKAFVARNGPEGEEIHILPTKGDQSGGLETAERNGWACFGLG, from the exons ATGAAATCCCTGCTGTTCGCTTTGGGCCTCGCCCTCTGCTGCTTCGTCCAGGCTAATCAGGATGAGCGATTTGAGCGTAGTGATCTTCGTAGG TTCATTGGAGACTGGAACGTTAGAGCGATCGCAACTGATTGCCAGAAGGTAAAGGAAATGTTTCCCCGCATGCCAGCATCTCCCATCTCCTTTAAGCAAATGTCGCCGGACGAACTGAAAATGACCATGGTGATAGCCAC GCCACAAGGGTGCAGGACAATGACTCCGATGCTCAAGAGAGAAAACGGGGTCTTCACCTCTACGTGTG GGAACGGCGTCAAAAAGACGGTGGAAATGATCAACCTGAATGAAAACTTTATGTCCGTCCTTGTCACTATTTCCCATCAGAATGGCCAGTGCACAATGGCAACACTTTTGA GTGGAAACAGGCCAAGGGCCCACTCAGGTCTGACTGTTCTCTCCACAGGCAGGGATCTGGAGGACCTTACGGTGGCCATTGAGGATTTCAAAGCCTTTGTTGCTAGGAACGGCCCGGAAGGCGAAGAGATTCACATCCTGCCCACAAAAG